The Teredinibacter sp. KSP-S5-2 genomic interval AGAGAAATTCATGGAAGGAGTGTTGAATGGCCCTATTTACAACTTGAAAGCAAGTGATCGAGTTTTAAGGAATGTCACTAATGATGGAGCAAAAGATTTTACAGGAAAGCCCGCTCTGTTTTCTTTAGGGGATGGGTGGCTAAATATGAGTGCTAGCTGTTCATCTGGTAATTGTACGTTTAACTTTTCAACAAGTGATATGTTTGTTGATGCACTTGATATCAATGACCAATGGAGAGGTAATCAAGACCTTCCGTTTTCTCAGCCGTACCAAATTAATCATAGTTGGACAGTGGATCGGAGTTACTAATAATGAGTAGGGTACTAATTTTATGTGCTTTCATTTTTTTTCTTTCTGGGTGTGAAGAGAGAGAAGAAATTAAGCTTCAAGGAGGATATGAGATTATCAGGGTCTATGGTGATGCTCATTCTATTGCCACTCCTGATGGTCGAGAGCTTGTCATGCCAAATGTTGTTTCTGCAAAAGATGACTCTTTGTATATCATCGGACGAACTGAGGCTCCTGTTCCAGCTATTACATTGCCCGAAGGTCTAAAGCTTCAACCATATGGTTATTTTATTTTTGAAAAAGGTACTGGTGTGTTGTCTGTTGGGCTTTCATTAAAGGAGTTTCAGGATAAGCTTCTTAAGGAAAATATTTCATTAAAATTAGAAAACTAAACAACCAAAGCCCTGGCCTAAACCCCCAGGGCTTTTTTATATCTACCCCCTAATCCCAAAAAAACCAGCCGCTTTGTTGTTTGTTTGGCGGTGTCTCTTCAGCCTTGACCGGTTCGCTTTCCAGGGGCAACGGCTCCAGGGTAATTTTAAAGTGCTGTGTGGTTTGCACATCCTGGGGCAATTTTAAAATGATGGCTTGTTCACCTTCATGCATAAACGGGGCTAAGGCTTCGTCCTCTTCGCCTTGCTCGGTGGCTTCTTTCTTAGCTGCTTTTAGTCGTTGCTCAATATGCGCCTTGGCTTCTTTGGTCTGGTAATAGGCCAGGATACCGCAGGCATGGCATTTAAGCGTGTCCTTGGCGAATTCCTATTTCAAGCCAAAGATGGGAGTTGAAAAAGACCACGACAGTGGCTTTCCCATGAGTAGTTGGAAAGTTTGAGCGTGTTTTTTGAGCAATCTACAGGTGGTTTTCCCATTCTGGCTGAATGGCAGCGGTATTGATTGTAGTAATGCTTAAACTGGTCAAGCTTTCGCTGTAAATCCCGGCTGTTCCAGAAGAGCGTCTGATCGAGTAATTCTCTTCGAACCGTGCCGATCACACGCTCTATAAATGGGTGGGATGTGGGTACACAGGGAATGGACTTTACTTCTTCTATGTCCAGTATCCGTAAATTCGCTTTCCAGCGATGAAAACGAAATAATGGATCATTATCGGAACTGAGATAGTTAGGTAACGTTTGTTTGCTTTGTATCTGGTTAAACATACGGCATGCGGCTAAGCCATTTAAATCACCGGCATGAACAGCAAAACCCACAATCCGGCGAGTAAATTGATCCATAACCACCATTACCCAGTGGCTTTTTAGTGTTGCCGATTCACAACGGAAAAAATCTGTACTCCATAAGCTGTCCTTGCTATGGCCTAAAAAGGTTAGCCACGAAGGGCCAGTGTTATCGCCATTGGGTTTGTGGTATTTGAATAAAATGCGCCGAACAATATCTTTATTAATCGCTAAGCCAAACGCCAAATTAATTTGTTGAGCAATTCTTGATGTGCCAAAACGCGGATTTCGCTTTTTGAATTCCAAAATTGCATCAATAACTCCCTGAGAAGGCCCTTTAGGGCCGGGTTTAGCTTTGTAAAGTAATTGATACTTTTTATTTTTCAATGCTGTATGAAAGCGAAGGATAGTAGCAGGTTTCAGTAAGACAGCATTTTTGGTAATACGTTGAAGGCTAAGAAACTCCCCACATAGGGAAAAAATAAAACGATCTCCCATTTTTAAATTAGGGCAACGTTTTTGTTTTCGGGAAAGAATTAAGAGCTGTTGTCTAAGTAGGATATTCTCGGCAACAATCGATCTCGTTTTTCTCGGTGCAAAAAACCTGAATAATGTTTTGAGAAAAAACCAAATTATTGTGCACGGGTATTTCATAGTCGCTGATCATAAGTAAGTACAGATATTGGCACAAATCTACTTATTCGTGATTTGATTTTGGTTAAATTAGTTAAGTATGATCAAACTTATGAGTGTAGGATTCCTACATCCAGAGCTCGGGTAGTAGCCAAAGCATCAACCTGTCCTTGGCGAATTGCTAATTCAAGTCAAGGATGGCAGCTCAGTTAAAAGCGCAAATCAACTATGGAAAACTGGAAAAGTAGAACTTAATACGTTGCTCGACGAAAAACGTTTTTATGCTGGGTAGAGGTGTGGCATAAAAGGAGTGTTGATTAAATAAACAAGGGGTGATGCATGAGCTATCAAGTTAAAAGACTAGAGGAGCCACTTAACACAAGACTCTGGGGCGTCTTCGACGGTAATAAGTTACTTAAATGGTTCTCAACTGAGGAAGAGGCTATCGCATATATGGAGTTGCTTATGGAGCCGGATCACGATCCAGAGCCGAGCCCATCGGTATCGGGAATGGATATGTAAGCGAAAAAGTGCCTCTGGGGTTTTAACTTGTTAGAATGCCGGGGCACCTGGGGTGCAGGCTCTTTAAGTGGTTGAAGGCATTAGGAAAGTTGGCGGGTTAGTCTACGATGAGCATCAGGGTGTCTTGATGTTACAAAGAGTGGAGTACTTGATGGGGCTAACGTTGCTCAGAAAACATTTGGTAAGAACTTCAGTTCAGCAGGTAAGTTCGCAGGGCAAACGTCAATAGTCGAGATACTTGTTCTTAGTAAATTGCTAATTCAAGCTAATGATGGAAATTGGAAAAGTCGCAATAGCGGCTTTTCCACAAAAATACAAAATGTATTTTTTATATGTTTGTTTCGGTTTATGGTTGATATTATACTTTTGGGGAAGGTTAGGTCTATATAAGTTTGCGCACTTTTTATTTTCTATAGATATATTTTACGGGGTAAGAAATTGAAAAAATATATTATTATTTTGATTCTGTTTTTGATCGCGGCATGTGGTGAAAATAATCAAACCCTTAGCAAAGCAATTTCGGCTTCGAGTAACGGAGTTGCATTAATAGCAGATTCCAAAATTGATGAAGGCAGAGAACAGTTGCTTGACTTTAAGGGTCTCTACCTCAGGATGATTGATAATAATCCAAATAATGGTTTGTACCACAATAATTTAGGTTGGGTTCTCATTCATCTTGGGGAGTACGATGAGGCTGAAAAGCATTTGATCATTGCGTTAAAAAATAAGGACTCGGTAAACCCAAAATCTGCACCAGAAAAAAACCTTGATTTGCTGGCTGTATTTAAGGAAAAGAGTAAAGAAATATAAAAATTTGTGGGCAGATCCTGTCCTTGGCGATAGGATGGACTCCTCTCCAATCATCTATCCTCTAAACAGGTATTGTATATAAGCCTTGAATAGCCTCTAGTCTTCTAGACGTCAGTTTATTACCCTAGACCAATAAAGGGGGATCTAATGGGTGCTAGAAACTACACAGAAGAATTCAAGATATGAATAGCCACTGAATAGAATAATTGGTTTTTAGTGTTTTTCAATGGTTAGTATCACTTCGCCAACTTTGAAGCCGTATTTAATAATTTCCGATTTGTTGATAAGCCGTTTTTCGTTGATTAAAAACATCCAGTCGTCCAGGGTGACTTGCAGTGGTTTTCCTTTGTAGTCAATTTCAAGTTGGTAGCGCCAGTAGAATGCGGAGCCGTTGGTCTGGCCGGTGGCGGTGCCGACGACATCATTTGCTGTGCCTTGGTATTGGTTTTCGCCGGTTTTTTCTAATAACCAAACTCGGGTTTGTTTTTCTCCGTCGTCGTAGGTAAACCATTCTTCCAGTTTGCCCTGGTTTTCTTGCCAGGTGCCAATGAGTTTAGCGCTGAATCTTCGTGTAACTGTGCCAGAGCGGTCTAGCACTATGCCGTGTGCGGTAAGTGGGCCATTAAAGAATTCCTCCAGTTTTAGTGGCGGTTTGGTATTGGTGTAGTCTTGTATGTTTGGGGATGAGCAGGCGGTGATAAACATAGCCATCAGGGGGATGCATAGGAATTTCATTGTGTGTGTCCAAGTAAGGCTTGTCGAAGTTTGGGCCGGGATGTTTTTTCTGATAACCAGATACTTAAAAACGCTTCTGCAAAGTCGGGATGTTGAATCGAACCCAGCACATTGGTTGTATTGAAAAAGGTTGTGGTGCCATCGGTATTACGTTTTACGATTAACGTATCGCCTGGTTTTACATCGGGCCAGATGGTGGATAAATCTGTTAGCCAAGCTTCTGTTTGTGGGTGGTTGATTCCAATATGCTGCCATTGTTCGTTTGTGGCGTTTATCAATGCTTGCTTACGAATATTACGATGATAGGTAATTTTTAGTGCAAGGTGTTTATCGTTTGGTGAGTAGGTTTCTTGTGTTCCGTATAACTCGGCTTTGTAAAGTGACCAGAAAAACGCTTTCATTTCGCCTTCGCCATATTTGTTCAGGCTGGCTAATGGGTTTGCCATGGCAGGTAAACAGAGAACCGTTAAGAGAATAAGAAATCGGTACATAGGTTTATATCTGTTGAGTCATATTTTGCGGTAATACGAAGCGGCGGATAAGCCAGATCATCAATGGCAATAGAAGTGCCCAGGTTAGGCCGTATAAAAGTGTAAAGCTTACCGTGGTTAATTGGCTTGTCAGCGCTTGGAATTTGAGCGCGGCTAAATAGCTGCTTGCACCGCCAATAGCGCCAATCGGTGCGACTAATAAAGTATTTAATCGT includes:
- a CDS encoding integrase core domain-containing protein; the protein is MGDRFIFSLCGEFLSLQRITKNAVLLKPATILRFHTALKNKKYQLLYKAKPGPKGPSQGVIDAILEFKKRNPRFGTSRIAQQINLAFGLAINKDIVRRILFKYHKPNGDNTGPSWLTFLGHSKDSLWSTDFFRCESATLKSHWVMVVMDQFTRRIVGFAVHAGDLNGLAACRMFNQIQSKQTLPNYLSSDNDPLFRFHRWKANLRILDIEEVKSIPCVPTSHPFIERVIGTVRRELLDQTLFWNSRDLQRKLDQFKHYYNQYRCHSARMGKPPVDCSKNTLKLSNYSWESHCRGLFQLPSLA
- a CDS encoding tetratricopeptide repeat protein; translation: MKKYIIILILFLIAACGENNQTLSKAISASSNGVALIADSKIDEGREQLLDFKGLYLRMIDNNPNNGLYHNNLGWVLIHLGEYDEAEKHLIIALKNKDSVNPKSAPEKNLDLLAVFKEKSKEI
- a CDS encoding DUF3833 domain-containing protein, whose product is MKFLCIPLMAMFITACSSPNIQDYTNTKPPLKLEEFFNGPLTAHGIVLDRSGTVTRRFSAKLIGTWQENQGKLEEWFTYDDGEKQTRVWLLEKTGENQYQGTANDVVGTATGQTNGSAFYWRYQLEIDYKGKPLQVTLDDWMFLINEKRLINKSEIIKYGFKVGEVILTIEKH
- a CDS encoding chalcone isomerase family protein, coding for MYRFLILLTVLCLPAMANPLASLNKYGEGEMKAFFWSLYKAELYGTQETYSPNDKHLALKITYHRNIRKQALINATNEQWQHIGINHPQTEAWLTDLSTIWPDVKPGDTLIVKRNTDGTTTFFNTTNVLGSIQHPDFAEAFLSIWLSEKTSRPKLRQALLGHTQ